The nucleotide window GCGTCCAGTCTGCCTCGCCTTTATACATCTGTCGTCGGGTTCTACCGTGGATAGCAATGGCTTGGATACCGATATCCTGTAGGCGTTCTGCGACTTCAACGATGTATTTCGTATTGTCATCCCAACCGAGCCGGGTTTTGACGGTCACAGGTAGATCAGTGGTTTTCACCATTTCATCAGTCATCTTCACCATTTTGGGTATGTCTTTCAAGATACCCGCCCCTGCGCCTTTACAGGTGACCTTCTTGACCGGACATCCGTAGTTAATGTCGATGATGTCGGGTTTGACCTTCTCAGTAATTTCGACAGCGGCGCGCATGGAATTAATATCGTGCCCAAAGATTTGGATACCGATAGGTCTCTCTGCCTCAAAGATGTCTAACTTGGCGACGCTGGGGGCAGCATCACGAATCAGTGCCTCGGAGGAGATGAATTCGGTATACATGATATCCGCGCCATTCTCCTTACAGACCACGCGGAACGGTGGGTCGCTGACATCTTCCATCGGTGCGAGTAATAGTGGGAAATTTGGAATGTTGAGGTTGCCAATTGTTAACATGATATGTTATTTATAGATAATATTTCAGAAGTTTATAGTTATTGAATCTGTCTCATATATTCGTCGTGTTTTCCTATCCAAAACCAGACGAGGGTGCCATCTTCTTCACGTGCTAAAGCAGGATAGTTTCTACTGATTCGTACAGACCACCGAGTTTTCCCAACCCTTTTAAAATTTAGAGATGGGTGTTCGGGATCTCGATTCAGTAAAGCAAAATTCTTATCTGCGCGGCGTTGAATCTCCCGCGGAAGGCTGTGATAGCATGCCCAAAATGCTTGGTTAGTTTTATAGATCTTTGCACCTACCTGCCCGCAAATCCTCAAGGACGTTCTTATCCAGTTTATCGAGTTTACCCGTTTTAGCGTCCTCTTCCAACTGCTTATCCCACGCTTCCCAGTCAGCTTCTAAAGTTTCATACAGCGTATTTTCGAGGACTTCCAGTAACGCTTCTTGCGTCCTGCCCTCGCATTTTACTTTGGGGTGCTCTTGTATCCAACCTATCCATCCGTCGCCATTTTTTTGGATGTGGGCAGTATAGGTTGTCTCGTATTCTGAATCGTAGATTTCAACGGTTTGAATTTTTTCCATGTCTACCTCCTTATGTTCAACCTGTTTACGATAAAGTTATTATACCCACTTGTGGTGTGAATGTCAAGGCGATTTGACGCTTGACACTTTTCCTGTTTCGTGATAGATATAAAGACAGATAAACTGTGGAACACTGTCTATTCATCACACCAATTCAGTAGCGAGGTCTTTTCTATGAGATGTATCTTTGTCGGCATTGAGTATGCGGGAAAATCGACATTAGTCAATCTATTGACAAACTATTATCAACACCGAAAATTACGGGTTCATGTAGACGATCATTTTACGATCCCAGATTCGACGCTGAGTCCTGAATCGAGAGCGGCGTATATCCACTTCCCGGACGATGTGAAAGAGCGGATGCAGCGCATGCAGCTTCAGTATCACGTTGAGGTTATCAAAAATTATCCGAATACGATGATCGCGGGGTGGCACATTGAGGAACTGGTCTATTCGTCATTTTATGGTGATGATCCTGAGAGTCCATATTACTCGAAGTATCACATCAATGCGCAGCGTGGGTATGAAACACAAGTAATTGAAGCGCGGTTGCCGGATGTCGTGATGATCCATGTGACGGCAAGCGATGCGGCGATTGAAGAACGCATGGCGACAGACCCACACGAGTACCAGATCATCAAGAAAGCCGACATCCCAGAACTCAAACGCCTTTTTCAGGAAGAGATTGATAGGTCACTCTTTTCGCACAGTGGGCG belongs to Candidatus Poribacteria bacterium and includes:
- the dusB gene encoding tRNA dihydrouridine synthase DusB gives rise to the protein MLTIGNLNIPNFPLLLAPMEDVSDPPFRVVCKENGADIMYTEFISSEALIRDAAPSVAKLDIFEAERPIGIQIFGHDINSMRAAVEITEKVKPDIIDINYGCPVKKVTCKGAGAGILKDIPKMVKMTDEMVKTTDLPVTVKTRLGWDDNTKYIVEVAERLQDIGIQAIAIHGRTRRQMYKGEADWTLIGRIKDNPRMTIPVFGNGDVDSPQKAAQMRKQYGVDGIMIGRAAIGYPWIFNEIKHYFATGELLPYPSIDERIAVFRKHIDFSIKWKGLRRGLLEMRRHYTNYFKGIPHVKPFRYRLVTCDSYDGVLGIVDELRTHALMTTTS